CACAAGGGTGGTCAATCGTCTCTTCATAGCATCACCTCGATGGGATAGAAACCGTACCTTCACTTACTCAGGCTGAGCCACGGGCTGCGATTTTGGCACGAAGCGGGCTGTGATACGATTCGCAGAGACGCTTTCCACCGTGATGGTGAAGCGACCAAAGTCGCGCCGCTCGAATTCGCGCGCCAGCTGGGTGGCATTGCCGCTGAGCTTCACATCGAGCTCTGCAGAACCGCCGCCGTAGTTGCGCTGGTAGATGTTCTTGACGCCACGCAGGTAGAACTTGGCCGTGGTGACGAAATCGCTCAGTTGCGCCATCGACTCCAGCCCGCGCAGCACGATTTTCACCTCGCCGACGTTGTAGTACTTGTCCCGCCACTTGGCGAGGATCTTGGCAATGAGTCCCTCGGCCAGCTTATTGGCAGCTTTCTGGATGGCCATCGTGCCGCCGGTTACCTCGTCGATGTGCGGATAGGCAGCGTGCTCGCTGGCGGTAGCCAGCACCCGGCCCACATCGGTCTCCACCACGCGCGCCGTGATGTTCGCCTGGCAGGACTTCATGCCCGCCATGTTGAAGCCGCTGGCCACCGTTGCCACCGCTTTGCCGGTGATGACGATTTCGGCGCCGAAGGAGAGGCCTATGGCAGCGGCGGCCTTGTCGTCTCCCTGCAGAGCAGCCATCACCTGCTCGCGTTTGATGTTCTCACGCACCGTGCCGGGGTCCACCACCGGAAAGTCGCTGTCCATGAACTTTTGCATGATCGCCGTCTCTGCAGCGGTCATGTTCACCTCAAACCAGCGGAAATGGCCGGTCGGGTCGCCGATGTTCTGCTCGTCGATGATGACCATCACCCGCGGGTTGCCCATGCGTTCGATAAGGTTCTTGACCGCCTCGGCGTCACGCTGCAGCTCGCCCAACTCCACCTCTGCCTTGAGCCGCACCTCATAGAGCTCCGGGGTCTTTTTGTAGTCGGACAGGATGGTGTAATTCTTGACGTAGCCCCGCGTCCAACTGAGGATATTGTCGTCGACGACCTGGTAGTTTTGCACCTTAGTCTCGGACTCGATGAAAGTGCCAAGGGCCTGTTCAACTGCCTGGCGCAGGGCGTCATCGATGGCACGGTCGCGGGCGCCCGCCACGTCGCCCTCAAAGATGCTGCCGGTGCCGACTGCTTCGATCACCTTGGTCATAGGGGG
The sequence above is a segment of the Calditrichota bacterium genome. Coding sequences within it:
- a CDS encoding flagellar assembly protein T N-terminal domain-containing protein, whose product is MKSLSTLVLLSLTLLVGDVTGICQVPPPMTKVIEAVGTGSIFEGDVAGARDRAIDDALRQAVEQALGTFIESETKVQNYQVVDDNILSWTRGYVKNYTILSDYKKTPELYEVRLKAEVELGELQRDAEAVKNLIERMGNPRVMVIIDEQNIGDPTGHFRWFEVNMTAAETAIMQKFMDSDFPVVDPGTVRENIKREQVMAALQGDDKAAAAIGLSFGAEIVITGKAVATVASGFNMAGMKSCQANITARVVETDVGRVLATASEHAAYPHIDEVTGGTMAIQKAANKLAEGLIAKILAKWRDKYYNVGEVKIVLRGLESMAQLSDFVTTAKFYLRGVKNIYQRNYGGGSAELDVKLSGNATQLAREFERRDFGRFTITVESVSANRITARFVPKSQPVAQPE